In one Alistipes sp. ZOR0009 genomic region, the following are encoded:
- the sufD gene encoding Fe-S cluster assembly protein SufD — translation MSKPIENNVVKSFVDLYISNMELITEGVSNEVNNVRADAIESFLLNGIPNKKYEKYKYVDLQSHFEKEFEKYFATQNIGVQQSDLFKCDVPNLNAHLAMLVNGFYYGDALTELPNGVVFGSFAAASTKYPELFEKYYNRVADNATEGLTALNTAFAQDGIFIYVPKNAIVDKPIQIVNVLLANEDVMVQPRNLFIFEANSQAKVAICDHTLSPNKFLTNSVTEIFTADNAIVEQVKMQNENNESVNISSVYVDQASNSHFTSNAITLHGGVVRNNVTASLNGVGGENNLTGLYLVDQNQHVDSRTVVNHNVPRCLSNQLFKGVLDDNGVAAFNGMIYVAKDAQKTEAFQTNRTLQLTDEAKVYTKPQLEIYADDVKCSHGATVGQPDTDQVFYMRARGIGEREATLLQMFGFAHEVIQHIGIEPLRDRIDELVNKRLRGELSRCNVCEMHCM, via the coding sequence ATGAGTAAGCCAATAGAAAATAACGTTGTTAAATCGTTTGTCGACCTCTACATCTCCAACATGGAGCTGATAACAGAGGGCGTATCAAACGAGGTAAACAACGTACGTGCCGATGCCATCGAAAGCTTCCTGCTGAATGGCATCCCCAACAAGAAGTACGAGAAGTACAAGTATGTCGATCTTCAATCGCACTTCGAAAAGGAGTTTGAAAAGTATTTTGCCACGCAGAACATAGGCGTACAGCAGTCGGACTTATTTAAGTGCGATGTGCCGAATCTTAACGCGCACCTTGCCATGCTGGTAAACGGCTTCTACTACGGCGATGCGCTAACCGAGCTTCCCAACGGGGTAGTATTTGGCTCGTTTGCCGCTGCATCTACCAAGTATCCCGAGCTGTTCGAGAAGTACTACAACCGCGTAGCCGACAACGCTACCGAGGGCTTAACGGCGCTCAATACCGCCTTCGCTCAGGATGGCATCTTTATCTACGTGCCCAAAAATGCCATCGTAGATAAGCCCATCCAGATTGTGAATGTGCTTTTAGCCAACGAGGACGTGATGGTGCAACCCCGCAACCTGTTTATCTTCGAGGCCAACAGCCAGGCAAAGGTTGCCATTTGCGATCATACCCTTTCGCCCAATAAGTTCCTAACCAACTCGGTTACCGAAATATTTACTGCCGACAACGCCATTGTGGAGCAGGTAAAGATGCAGAACGAGAATAACGAATCGGTAAACATTTCCAGCGTTTATGTCGATCAGGCATCCAACAGCCACTTCACATCCAACGCCATTACCCTACATGGAGGCGTGGTGCGCAACAACGTTACTGCATCGCTCAACGGCGTGGGAGGCGAAAACAACCTTACCGGGCTATACCTGGTAGACCAAAACCAGCATGTTGATAGCCGTACGGTGGTAAACCACAACGTGCCGCGCTGCCTAAGCAACCAGCTCTTTAAGGGTGTTTTGGACGATAACGGCGTTGCCGCCTTTAACGGGATGATTTACGTTGCCAAGGATGCGCAGAAAACCGAGGCGTTCCAAACCAACCGCACGCTGCAGCTTACCGACGAGGCCAAGGTGTACACCAAACCTCAGCTCGAAATATACGCCGACGACGTGAAATGTAGCCACGGAGCAACCGTTGGTCAGCCCGACACCGACCAGGTGTTTTACATGCGTGCCCGCGGTATTGGCGAGCGCGAGGCAACCCTGCTGCAGATGTTCGGTTTTGCCCACGAGGTTATCCAGCACATCGGCATAGAGCCGCTCCGCGACCGCATCGACGAGCTGGTGAACAAGCGCCTGCGCGGCGAGCTATCGCGCTGCAACGTGTGCGAGATGCACTGCATGTAA
- the sufB gene encoding Fe-S cluster assembly protein SufB, translating into MENQDNILDEVTKGEYKYGFVTDVQEDKIPKGLNEDIVRLISEKKGEPEWMLNFRLKAFRHWQTLKMPEWAHLNVPEIDYQDIIYYSAPKQQAKYASMDEVDPELKETFDKLGIPLDEQAHLAGVAVDAVMDSVSVKTTFKETLAEKGIIFCSFSEAVKEHPDLVQKYVASVVPYTDNYFAALNSAVFSDGSFCYIPQGVRCPMELSTYFRINAANTGQFERTLIVADEGAYVSYLEGCTAPMRDENQLHAAIVEIVVMKDAEVKYSTVQNWYPGNKDGVGGIYNFVTKRGICKGENAKLSWTQIETGSAITWKYPSCILMGDNSIGEFYSVAVTNNHQQADTGTKMIHIGKNTKSRIVSKGISAGLSNNSYRGLVKVTKNAENARNFSQCDSLLMGDKCGAHTFPYIETNNKSAIVEHEATTSKIGEDQIFYCNQRGLSTEEAVGMIVNGYAKEVLNKLPMEFAVEAQKLLAISLEGSVG; encoded by the coding sequence ATGGAAAATCAAGATAATATCTTGGACGAGGTAACCAAAGGCGAATACAAGTACGGCTTTGTTACCGATGTTCAGGAGGATAAAATTCCGAAGGGGCTTAACGAGGATATTGTCAGGCTGATCTCGGAGAAAAAGGGCGAACCAGAGTGGATGCTAAACTTTAGGTTAAAGGCATTTCGCCATTGGCAAACGCTTAAGATGCCAGAATGGGCGCATCTTAATGTTCCTGAGATTGACTATCAGGACATCATCTACTATTCGGCGCCTAAGCAGCAGGCTAAGTATGCCAGCATGGACGAGGTTGATCCGGAGCTGAAGGAAACCTTCGACAAGCTGGGAATTCCTCTCGACGAGCAGGCACACCTTGCTGGTGTTGCTGTTGATGCAGTAATGGATAGCGTTTCGGTGAAGACAACCTTTAAGGAGACACTTGCTGAAAAAGGGATTATCTTTTGCTCGTTTAGCGAGGCGGTAAAGGAGCATCCCGATTTGGTTCAGAAGTACGTGGCCTCGGTTGTTCCTTATACCGACAACTACTTTGCTGCGCTTAACTCTGCTGTATTTAGCGATGGCTCGTTCTGCTACATACCACAAGGGGTGCGTTGCCCTATGGAGCTTTCCACCTACTTCCGTATTAATGCAGCCAACACGGGGCAATTCGAGCGTACGCTTATCGTTGCCGACGAAGGTGCCTACGTGAGCTACCTCGAAGGATGTACAGCCCCAATGCGCGACGAAAACCAGCTGCATGCTGCCATCGTAGAGATTGTGGTGATGAAGGACGCAGAGGTGAAGTACTCTACCGTACAAAACTGGTATCCTGGAAATAAGGATGGCGTTGGAGGTATCTACAACTTCGTAACCAAGCGCGGTATCTGTAAGGGTGAAAATGCCAAGCTGTCGTGGACACAGATCGAGACCGGCTCGGCCATCACCTGGAAGTATCCAAGCTGCATTCTGATGGGCGATAACTCTATTGGCGAGTTCTACTCGGTGGCCGTTACCAACAATCACCAGCAGGCTGATACGGGTACCAAGATGATCCATATCGGAAAGAATACCAAGAGCCGTATTGTATCGAAAGGTATTTCGGCAGGCTTGAGTAACAACAGCTACCGAGGATTGGTAAAGGTTACCAAGAATGCTGAGAATGCGCGCAACTTTTCGCAGTGCGATTCGCTGCTGATGGGCGATAAGTGCGGAGCGCATACCTTCCCCTACATCGAAACCAACAACAAGTCGGCCATTGTAGAGCACGAGGCAACCACCTCCAAAATTGGCGAAGACCAGATCTTCTACTGCAACCAGCGTGGATTATCAACCGAAGAGGCGGTAGGAATGATCGTAAACGGCTATGCCAAGGAGGTACTCAACAAGCTGCCAATGGAGTTTGCCGTTGAAGCCCAAAAGCTGCTGGCCATTAGCTTGGAGGGGAGTGTAGGGTAA
- the thiL gene encoding thiamine-phosphate kinase, which translates to MSNNDVKRTELATLGEFGLIDHLTSSIKLNQPTTRTGVGDDAAVIDAGDKYMLLTTDLLLEGIQFDLTYTPLRHLGYKAVVANIMDIYAMNGTPTQLTISLGISKRFSVEMLDELYDGIRLACETYQVDLVGGDTTSSLTGLAISVSVVGFVDKDKITYRSGAKANDLICVSGNLGAAFMGLQILEREKQVFAGNDKVQPQLEGFDYVLKRQLKPEARKDIVDQLRELGIQPTSMIDLSDGLASDLMQIAKSSKAGVRIYLEKIPIASETFRAGEELNFDPAIAALNGGEDYELLFTIPIEKHDEVKNLGGIDVIGHITAESKGNYIVTPDGGEIPLQAQGWATE; encoded by the coding sequence ATGTCGAACAACGATGTAAAGCGAACAGAGCTTGCTACCCTTGGAGAGTTTGGCCTAATCGATCACCTCACTTCATCAATCAAGCTAAATCAACCAACTACCCGCACCGGGGTTGGCGATGATGCTGCTGTTATCGATGCTGGCGATAAGTACATGCTACTTACCACCGACTTGCTGCTCGAAGGTATCCAGTTCGACCTCACCTATACACCATTACGCCACCTTGGCTACAAGGCGGTAGTAGCCAACATCATGGATATCTACGCCATGAATGGAACGCCAACCCAGCTAACCATATCGCTCGGAATTTCGAAACGATTCTCGGTTGAAATGCTCGACGAGCTATACGACGGTATTCGCCTTGCGTGCGAAACCTACCAGGTTGATCTGGTGGGTGGCGATACCACCAGCTCGCTCACAGGACTTGCCATCAGCGTAAGCGTTGTGGGTTTTGTTGATAAGGATAAGATCACCTACCGTAGCGGAGCAAAAGCAAACGATTTGATCTGCGTTAGCGGAAACCTTGGTGCCGCATTTATGGGGCTGCAAATACTAGAGCGCGAAAAGCAGGTCTTTGCCGGAAATGACAAGGTTCAACCTCAGCTAGAGGGTTTTGACTATGTTTTAAAGCGCCAGCTTAAGCCCGAGGCTCGTAAGGATATTGTTGACCAGCTTCGCGAGCTGGGAATACAGCCAACCTCGATGATAGACCTTTCGGATGGCCTTGCTTCTGACCTAATGCAAATAGCCAAAAGCTCAAAGGCTGGCGTACGCATCTACCTCGAGAAGATTCCAATTGCAAGCGAAACCTTCAGGGCTGGCGAAGAGCTAAACTTCGACCCGGCCATTGCAGCCCTTAATGGAGGCGAAGACTACGAGCTGCTCTTTACCATACCAATAGAGAAACATGACGAGGTGAAAAACCTTGGAGGAATTGATGTAATTGGCCATATAACCGCAGAAAGCAAAGGTAACTACATTGTTACCCCAGATGGAGGTGAAATACCGCTGCAGGCTCAAGGATGGGCTACAGAGTAA
- a CDS encoding cysteine desulfurase: MFNVERIREDFPILSREVNKRQLAYLDNGATTQKPRAVLDSVNQMSTLWNANIHRGVHYLSQQSTEMYEGARETVRSFLNAASTREIVFTAGATASINAVAYSFGERYISAGDEVLITEMEHHANIVPWQLMCQRKGAILKYIPFDDNGELRLDLLDSLITERTKIVSVVQVSNSLGTINPVKEIVAKVHAKGIPVLVDGSQAVPHMPVDVQDIGCDFYVFSGHKLYAPTGIGILYGKETLLEELPPYQGGGDMIAHVRLDGTTTWAELPLKFEAGTTNYIGAVGLGAAIRYMEEIGLNSIQAYEQELLAYANQRFATISSLNIYGKAPHKAAIISFLLGGIHQLDTGMVLDKLGIAVRTGTHCTEPVMTHFGIEGTVRASFAMYNTKEEVDRLYEAILVVQQMFGGAY, translated from the coding sequence ATGTTTAACGTAGAAAGGATAAGGGAAGATTTTCCGATACTTAGTAGGGAGGTAAACAAGCGTCAGCTGGCGTACTTAGATAACGGCGCAACCACGCAGAAGCCCCGTGCCGTGCTCGACTCGGTAAACCAGATGAGCACGCTGTGGAATGCCAACATTCACCGTGGGGTGCACTACCTCTCGCAGCAAAGCACCGAGATGTACGAGGGTGCCCGCGAAACCGTTCGCTCGTTCCTAAATGCCGCCAGCACCCGCGAGATTGTCTTTACCGCTGGGGCTACGGCCTCCATCAACGCGGTGGCCTACTCGTTTGGCGAGCGCTACATTAGCGCGGGCGACGAGGTGCTGATTACCGAAATGGAGCATCACGCCAACATCGTACCCTGGCAGCTGATGTGCCAGCGCAAGGGCGCCATCCTTAAGTATATCCCATTCGACGATAACGGCGAGCTGCGCCTCGACCTGCTCGACAGCCTGATTACCGAGCGCACCAAAATCGTTTCGGTGGTGCAGGTATCCAACTCGCTTGGAACCATCAACCCCGTTAAGGAGATTGTTGCCAAGGTACACGCCAAGGGCATTCCGGTGCTGGTGGATGGCTCGCAGGCCGTGCCCCACATGCCTGTCGACGTGCAGGATATCGGCTGCGACTTCTACGTCTTCTCGGGCCACAAGCTGTATGCCCCAACGGGTATCGGCATCCTTTACGGTAAGGAGACGCTCCTCGAAGAGCTGCCACCCTACCAGGGCGGAGGCGATATGATTGCCCACGTACGCCTAGATGGCACCACCACCTGGGCCGAGCTGCCGCTCAAGTTCGAGGCGGGTACCACCAACTATATTGGTGCCGTTGGACTGGGCGCCGCCATCCGCTACATGGAGGAGATTGGCCTTAACAGCATACAGGCCTACGAGCAGGAGCTGCTGGCCTACGCCAACCAGCGTTTTGCCACCATCAGCAGCCTAAACATCTACGGAAAAGCGCCACACAAGGCCGCCATCATCTCGTTTTTGTTGGGCGGCATCCACCAGCTCGATACGGGCATGGTGCTCGATAAGCTGGGCATTGCCGTACGCACCGGCACTCACTGCACCGAGCCGGTGATGACCCACTTCGGAATCGAAGGAACCGTGCGCGCCTCGTTTGCCATGTACAACACCAAGGAGGAGGTAGATCGTCTCTACGAGGCCATCCTGGTGGTGCAGCAGATGTTTGGTGGAGCCTACTAG
- a CDS encoding glycosyltransferase produces MPLRKLTIFTDSYPYGSAEPFLRNELDYLSLTFDEIKIIPLNYGTSRETRSVPHNVSYTTPIMNNSKAKDELLIKGVLNSSPFCAYVKDLFTSGAYRSGKKIWSWGIGLLMARTILANKEVKRVLKDQSYDTFYFYWGIRASFIIPLLSKSLNKKIAIRFHGSDTYEETNGGYIPLRKRQLERVDRAYFCSEYGKSYIESKYPFVKNVSEISRLGVHEQGLSPQSTDDIFRILTISNMVPLKRLDLLASALLNVKAKVSWVHIGDGETAEKVKSIAAQLPSNVTAQFLGKMPNKEVITYLTNNSVDLFINVSSSEGVPVSIMEALSMGIPVLATAVGGTPEIVDSEVGELIPSDISAEALAAAIERIAKRVCEKNLRDSAKKRWSERCNAAALYQQFSQSILNI; encoded by the coding sequence ATGCCCCTCAGAAAATTAACCATATTCACCGATAGCTACCCCTACGGAAGCGCAGAACCCTTCTTAAGGAATGAGCTCGACTATCTTAGCCTTACCTTTGACGAGATAAAGATAATTCCTTTAAACTACGGAACTTCGCGCGAAACCCGTTCTGTACCCCACAATGTAAGCTACACCACGCCTATCATGAATAACTCCAAGGCAAAGGATGAGCTTCTCATAAAAGGAGTACTGAATAGTTCGCCTTTTTGTGCGTATGTCAAAGATCTATTTACCTCTGGAGCATATCGGTCTGGTAAAAAAATTTGGAGCTGGGGAATTGGCTTACTAATGGCTCGAACCATTCTTGCCAACAAGGAGGTAAAGCGGGTTCTGAAGGACCAAAGCTACGACACCTTTTACTTTTACTGGGGAATAAGGGCTTCTTTCATCATACCGCTCCTCTCCAAATCGTTAAATAAAAAGATTGCCATTCGGTTTCATGGCTCCGATACCTACGAGGAGACAAACGGAGGCTATATCCCCCTACGCAAGCGACAGCTAGAGAGGGTAGACCGTGCCTACTTCTGCTCCGAATATGGGAAGAGCTACATTGAATCCAAATATCCCTTTGTCAAAAACGTTTCGGAGATTTCGAGACTGGGCGTTCATGAGCAAGGGCTTTCACCTCAAAGCACCGATGATATTTTCCGCATACTCACCATATCGAACATGGTGCCTCTAAAACGCCTTGATCTGCTGGCCAGCGCCCTACTCAACGTTAAAGCAAAGGTAAGCTGGGTTCATATTGGAGATGGCGAAACGGCAGAAAAGGTCAAATCGATTGCGGCGCAGCTACCCTCCAATGTTACCGCCCAGTTTTTAGGGAAAATGCCAAACAAGGAGGTGATTACCTACCTTACCAATAATTCCGTTGATCTATTTATAAACGTAAGCAGCTCCGAAGGTGTCCCTGTTTCCATAATGGAGGCTCTATCTATGGGCATTCCCGTTTTGGCAACGGCTGTTGGAGGGACTCCCGAAATTGTCGATAGCGAGGTTGGCGAGCTGATACCTTCTGATATTTCGGCAGAAGCGCTGGCTGCTGCCATTGAGAGAATAGCCAAAAGAGTGTGCGAAAAAAATCTTAGAGATAGCGCAAAAAAAAGATGGAGCGAAAGATGCAATGCCGCAGCACTGTATCAGCAATTTAGCCAGTCTATTTTAAACATATAG
- a CDS encoding DUF6261 family protein codes for MKIKFNPLRMSSMRTGEAYAFLTIVLPYLKVFPTMNSKLKQAIEGLAQTMVAMEVAQRTGSQAELTKQVTEADVQRDRKLTRFDLYIQSCRLSTDPKEVEAATLIYRELKTRGSIGDLGLKEETAALHELNTLLTTNPRYDEALQTLHATDKWFEVWSEQGRFEQQYGYRHGVLMEEKPEAAMYELIKKASRLFSYIMELVEDCYHVTEQTEYLQMIQKINPEIDKVMPVLKTRATVAKKKKDEEKL; via the coding sequence ATGAAAATAAAATTTAACCCACTCAGAATGTCCTCAATGCGAACTGGCGAGGCTTATGCATTCTTAACAATTGTACTCCCATACCTAAAAGTATTTCCAACCATGAACAGCAAGCTCAAGCAGGCTATAGAGGGGCTGGCGCAAACCATGGTGGCCATGGAGGTGGCGCAGCGCACGGGTAGCCAGGCCGAGCTTACCAAGCAGGTAACCGAGGCCGATGTGCAGCGCGACCGCAAGCTAACCCGCTTCGACCTGTACATCCAGTCGTGCCGCCTAAGCACCGACCCCAAGGAGGTGGAGGCTGCCACGCTGATTTACCGCGAGCTCAAAACGCGGGGCAGCATCGGCGACCTTGGCCTAAAGGAGGAGACGGCCGCGCTGCACGAGCTCAACACCCTACTTACCACCAACCCGCGCTACGACGAGGCGCTACAGACGCTTCATGCCACCGACAAGTGGTTCGAGGTATGGTCGGAGCAGGGCCGATTTGAGCAGCAGTACGGCTACCGCCACGGGGTGCTGATGGAGGAAAAGCCCGAAGCGGCCATGTACGAGCTTATCAAGAAGGCATCGAGGCTATTTTCGTACATCATGGAGCTGGTGGAGGATTGCTACCACGTAACCGAGCAGACCGAATACCTACAAATGATACAGAAGATAAATCCGGAAATAGACAAGGTGATGCCCGTTCTTAAAACGCGCGCTACCGTTGCCAAGAAGAAGAAGGATGAAGAAAAATTGTAA
- the sufC gene encoding Fe-S cluster assembly ATPase SufC, with product MLSIKNLHANINGKEILKGINLEVKPGEVHAIMGPNGSGKSTLASVLAGKEMFDVTEGEVIFNGKNLLELAPEDRSREGIFLGFQYPVEIPGVSMTNFMRAAVNAHREYKGMPALSASDFLRMMREKSQIVEIDAKLTNRSVNEGFSGGEKKRNEIFQMAMLEPMLSILDETDSGLDIDALRIVATGVTKLKRPDNATIVITHYQRLLDYIVPDFVHVLYNGRIIKSAGKELALELEEKGYDWLKNGEF from the coding sequence ATGCTATCAATAAAAAATCTTCACGCCAATATAAACGGCAAAGAAATTCTTAAGGGTATTAACCTTGAGGTGAAACCTGGCGAGGTACACGCAATTATGGGCCCTAACGGTTCAGGTAAAAGCACCCTAGCCTCGGTTTTGGCTGGCAAGGAGATGTTTGATGTTACCGAAGGAGAGGTAATATTTAACGGTAAGAACCTGCTAGAGCTGGCTCCTGAAGATCGCTCGCGCGAGGGTATTTTCCTTGGATTCCAGTATCCGGTAGAGATTCCGGGCGTATCGATGACCAACTTTATGCGTGCTGCGGTAAATGCGCACCGCGAGTACAAGGGTATGCCGGCACTTTCGGCTTCCGACTTTCTGCGCATGATGCGCGAAAAGAGCCAGATCGTGGAGATTGACGCCAAGCTTACCAACCGATCGGTAAACGAAGGTTTCTCGGGCGGCGAAAAGAAGCGTAACGAGATCTTCCAAATGGCCATGCTGGAGCCAATGCTTTCCATCCTAGACGAAACCGACTCTGGGCTCGATATCGACGCGCTACGAATTGTGGCTACCGGCGTTACCAAGCTAAAGAGACCCGATAACGCTACCATTGTAATTACCCACTACCAGCGTTTGCTCGACTACATCGTACCCGATTTTGTGCACGTGCTGTACAACGGCCGCATCATCAAGTCGGCGGGTAAGGAGCTGGCGCTCGAGCTGGAAGAGAAGGGTTACGACTGGCTAAAGAATGGCGAATTCTAA
- a CDS encoding TetR/AcrR family transcriptional regulator: MRSKKLYYTQKIAEFFIAQGNTTVKVDELAYQLGVTKKTLYNYFESKQQMIESVVDHLLKQKMEEVRLIHLMYPSPVEALRAIAGSVLSFANEYSYILRISTSANVSPSLEGAFIRRKEEVAEIVECCFAKGIREHLFEDDTNIALLSHYFVFQLQQVFTANCRFDSFEEYKAQFMELLFLFLRGICTPRGRDALRKAFSMQVTEC, from the coding sequence ATGCGGTCGAAGAAACTTTACTATACGCAAAAGATTGCAGAATTCTTTATTGCACAAGGAAACACCACAGTTAAGGTAGACGAGTTGGCCTATCAGCTGGGGGTAACAAAGAAAACTCTTTACAACTACTTCGAGAGTAAGCAGCAGATGATAGAGAGCGTTGTAGATCATCTGTTAAAGCAGAAGATGGAGGAGGTACGGCTAATTCATTTGATGTATCCTTCGCCAGTTGAGGCTTTGAGGGCGATAGCCGGGAGCGTGCTGTCGTTTGCCAACGAGTATTCCTATATTCTTCGGATTTCTACGTCTGCCAACGTCTCTCCGTCCTTAGAAGGTGCCTTTATTCGTCGAAAGGAGGAGGTGGCAGAGATTGTTGAATGCTGCTTTGCAAAGGGGATTAGGGAGCATCTTTTTGAGGATGATACGAACATTGCCCTGCTGAGCCACTACTTCGTTTTTCAGCTGCAGCAGGTATTTACCGCCAACTGTAGGTTTGATAGCTTTGAAGAATATAAGGCTCAATTCATGGAGCTGCTATTCCTATTTCTTAGAGGTATCTGTACTCCTCGTGGACGCGATGCTTTGCGTAAGGCATTTAGCATGCAGGTGACGGAATGCTAA
- a CDS encoding four helix bundle protein, with protein MEGTKTFEELKAWQRAHRFTLDVYKISESFPKREDFCLTNQFRRAAISIAANIAEGYKKKGKLDKLRFFNMSQGSLEECRYYLILSKDLNYITEDEKGRLLELLNDSSRLLNSYCKAISDDIH; from the coding sequence ATGGAAGGAACGAAGACATTTGAAGAATTGAAGGCTTGGCAAAGAGCACATCGGTTTACTCTTGATGTCTACAAAATATCCGAATCCTTTCCTAAGCGAGAAGATTTTTGTTTAACGAATCAATTCCGTCGTGCCGCAATTTCAATAGCAGCAAACATTGCAGAAGGTTACAAGAAAAAAGGGAAACTAGATAAGTTGAGGTTTTTTAATATGTCACAAGGTTCATTGGAAGAGTGTCGTTATTACTTAATCTTATCAAAAGACTTAAATTATATAACGGAAGATGAGAAAGGTAGATTGCTTGAATTGCTAAATGACTCAAGTAGGTTGTTAAACAGTTACTGTAAAGCTATATCAGATGATATTCATTAA
- a CDS encoding helix-turn-helix domain-containing protein: MTLHQAKPSPALAPYVKQYWCLEAYAPQAEAPIQRVVPNGLMELVFYLADTPTVLNSHHRFDGGLTLCGHTTSFFDLEVPPRLLLFTVSFQPCGVKALLGIPANELLNHSIPLRDILKDGLPQLEESLQEATSFAARVAIAERFLLQRLAPTDPHELARMGHSLGIINHHRGLVAIGTLAAEACLCRKQFERRFLAHVGISPKQFLRILRFQNALLQKARTPGLSLTELAYTCGYYDQSHMVNDFRALAGVTPSQYFAACEPVSDYFAQ; encoded by the coding sequence GTGACCCTCCACCAAGCAAAGCCATCGCCCGCGCTGGCCCCCTACGTCAAGCAGTACTGGTGCCTCGAAGCGTACGCGCCCCAGGCCGAGGCGCCCATCCAGCGCGTGGTGCCCAACGGCCTCATGGAGCTGGTGTTCTACCTGGCCGACACCCCCACCGTGCTCAACTCCCACCACCGCTTCGACGGCGGCCTCACGCTCTGCGGCCACACCACCTCCTTTTTCGACCTCGAGGTGCCGCCCCGCCTGCTGCTCTTTACCGTCTCGTTCCAGCCCTGCGGGGTGAAGGCGCTGCTGGGCATCCCCGCCAACGAGCTGCTCAACCACAGCATCCCCCTAAGGGATATTCTAAAGGATGGCCTGCCGCAGCTCGAGGAGAGCCTGCAGGAGGCCACCTCGTTTGCCGCGCGGGTGGCCATCGCAGAACGGTTCCTGCTGCAGCGCCTAGCCCCAACCGACCCCCACGAGCTGGCGCGCATGGGCCACAGCTTGGGCATCATCAACCACCACCGCGGGCTGGTGGCCATCGGTACGCTGGCCGCCGAGGCCTGCCTGTGCCGCAAGCAGTTCGAGCGCCGCTTTCTGGCGCATGTGGGCATTTCGCCCAAGCAGTTTTTGCGGATACTCCGCTTCCAAAATGCGCTGCTGCAAAAGGCGCGCACCCCCGGCCTCTCGCTCACCGAGCTGGCCTACACCTGCGGCTACTACGACCAGTCGCACATGGTAAACGACTTCCGCGCCTTGGCGGGCGTCACCCCCTCGCAGTACTTTGCGGCCTGCGAGCCCGTATCCGACTACTTCGCCCAGTAG
- the pdxA gene encoding 4-hydroxythreonine-4-phosphate dehydrogenase PdxA produces MIDGKVVVGITQGDINGIGYEVIMKTLADARINEICIPVVYGSPKVAAFHRKQMNLDNFAFNPAKNIDDIHPRRSNLINVMDDNVRVDAGKSTPMGGAAAVTSLEAAIQDLTDGKIDVLVTAPINKQNVQSDAFNFPGHTEYLERQYNSKSLMVMVSDVMKIGVVTTHVPVKDLPFLISKELILEKLRTLNHALIADFGIRGPRIAVLGLNPHAGDSGLIGIEENEVIIPAINAANEEGIMAFGPYPADGFFGTDNFRKFDAILAMYHDQGLIPFKLTSFSSGVNYTAGIPVIRTSPAHGTAYNLVGQDIASADSFRSAIYLAIDVHRNRTLYNEITKNPLEHVDPDTI; encoded by the coding sequence ATGATAGACGGAAAAGTAGTTGTAGGAATCACACAAGGCGATATAAACGGTATTGGTTACGAGGTTATTATGAAAACACTGGCCGATGCCCGCATTAACGAGATTTGTATTCCTGTTGTATACGGATCTCCTAAAGTTGCCGCATTTCACCGCAAACAAATGAACCTAGACAACTTTGCCTTCAATCCGGCAAAGAATATAGATGACATTCACCCTCGACGTTCGAACCTAATTAACGTGATGGACGACAACGTTCGCGTTGATGCAGGGAAATCAACGCCAATGGGCGGAGCAGCTGCGGTTACATCCCTAGAAGCAGCCATTCAAGATTTAACTGATGGTAAGATAGACGTGCTGGTTACCGCTCCGATCAACAAGCAGAACGTGCAGTCGGATGCGTTTAACTTTCCAGGCCACACGGAATATTTAGAGCGCCAATACAACAGCAAATCGCTCATGGTAATGGTTAGCGATGTTATGAAGATTGGTGTTGTTACTACCCACGTTCCCGTAAAAGACCTTCCGTTTCTTATCTCGAAGGAGCTTATCCTTGAAAAGTTAAGGACGCTAAACCATGCATTAATTGCCGATTTTGGAATTCGCGGACCACGCATTGCTGTGCTTGGGCTAAACCCTCATGCGGGCGATAGCGGCTTAATTGGGATAGAGGAGAACGAGGTAATTATCCCAGCAATCAATGCTGCCAACGAGGAAGGAATTATGGCATTTGGACCATATCCTGCCGACGGATTTTTCGGAACAGATAACTTCCGCAAGTTCGATGCCATCCTTGCCATGTACCACGATCAAGGATTGATTCCATTTAAGCTAACCTCATTTAGCAGCGGAGTAAACTATACCGCAGGTATCCCTGTAATTAGAACATCTCCAGCACACGGTACGGCCTACAATCTAGTTGGACAAGATATTGCATCGGCAGATAGCTTCCGTAGCGCCATCTACCTAGCAATAGACGTTCATCGCAATCGCACCCTTTACAACGAGATTACCAAGAATCCGTTGGAACATGTAGATCCAGATACGATATAA